The Pseudomonas putida nucleotide sequence AGCCGCACCAGCACGCCGAGCTGTTCCAGCTGCTGTATGTGCAGCGCGGCAAGGCCCAGGTGGAAATCGAAGGCGTGCGCAGCACCATCCTCGAGGCTGCGATACAGGTGGTGCCCCCCCTGACCGTGCACGGCTTTCGCTTCAGCGCCGATATCCAGGGCAATGTGCTGACCTTCGGCACCGCGCTGGTGGCCGACCTGGAGCAGCGCCTTGGCGCGCCGCTGGGAGTGCTGGCGAAAGCGGCGTGTTACCTGCTGGGCAAGGACCGCATCCAACTGCGCGGCCTGATCGAAACCTTGCAGCAGGAATACCAGGGCAACGCTCCTGCACGGGCGGCCATGCTCGAAGCGCTGGTGACCGCGCTGATGGTGTGGATCAGCCGCCGCCAGCAACTGGGGCAGGCCCCGCGCACCCGCGACGAGCGTGACCGGCAGCTGCTCGGCCAGTACCTGCGGCTGGTCGAGGCGCATTACCGCGAACACCTCTCGGTCGAGGACTTCGCTGCGCGTCTGAACATCCCCAGCCTGCAGCTCAACCAGCTGTGCCGGGCGCTGAGCGGGCAGACCGCGTTGCAGGTCATCCACCAGCGCCTGCTGCTGGAGGCACGGCGCAACCTCATCTATACGCGCATGAGCATCGGCCAGCTGTCGGACAGCCTGGGCTTCAGCGACCCGACCTACTTCGCCCGCTTCTTCAAGCGCCTGAGCGGGCAGACGCCCAATGGCTACCGGCGTGCGGTGCAGCCGGACTGATCCGCTTGACGTAAACGTCAACCTGCCCTCAGGATACTGGCATACCCCACGCCGAGCCCGAGCATGAGCAGCCAGACCTACAGCATCTCCGACCTCTCCCGCGAACTGGACATCACCACCCGCGCCATCCGCTTCTATGAGGAGCAGGGCCTGCTGAGCCCCGAGCGGCGTGGGCTGGAGCGCATCTATTCGGCCCGTGACAAGGTCAGCCTGAAGCTCATCCTGCGCGGCAAGCGCATCGGCTTCTCGCTGGCCGAATGCCGTGAGCTGATCGAGCTGTACGACCCCAGCAGCGGCAACCTCAAGCAGCTGCACAGCATGCTGGCGAAGATCGCCGAGCGTCGCGCCCAGCTTGAACAGCAGATGCTCGACATCCACCAGATGCAGCTTGAGCTGGACACCGCCCAGGAGCGCTGCGAACAGGCCCTGGCTGCCACTCTGAACAACAACGACAAACGCTGACAGGAACCCCACCATGCCCATGCCCGCAACAGTCCGCCTGGTCGAAGTCGGCCCCCGTGACGGCCTGCAGAACGAAGCCCAGCCCATCAGCGTCGCCGACAAGGTGCGCCTGGTTGACGACCTGACCGACGCCGGGCTGAGCTACATCGAGGTCGGCAGCTTCGTTTCGCCCAAATGGGTGCCGCAGATGGCGGGCTCCGCCGAGGTGTTCGCCGGCATCCACCAGCGAGCCGGTGTTACCTATGCCGCCCTGGCCCCCAACCTGCGCGGTTTCGAGGACGCCCTGGCAGCGGGGGTGAAGGAAGTGGCAGTGTTCGCCGCCGCTTCCGAGGCCTTCTCCCAGCGCAACATCAACTGCTCGATCAGCGAAAGCCTGCAGCGCTTCGAACCGATCATGGAGGCCGCGCGCAGCCATGGCGTGCGGGTGCGCGGTTACGTGTCCTGTGTGCTGGGTTGCCCCTATGAAGGCAAGGTCAGTGCCGAGCAGGTAGCACCGGTGGCCAGGGCCCTGCACGCGATGGGCTGCTACGAGGTATCGCTGGGTGACACCATCGGCACCGGCACGGCCGGTGACACCCGTCGGCTGTTCGAGGTGGTGTCGGCCGTGGTGCCCCGCGCGCAACTGGCCGGTCACTTCCACGATACCTATGGCCAAGCCCTGGCCAACGTGTATGCCAGCCTGCTCGAAGGCATCAGCGTGTTCGACAGCTCGGTCGCCGGCCTGGGTGGCTGCCCTTATGCCAAGGGCGCTACCGGCAACATCGCCACCGAGGATGTGCTGTACCTGCTGCAGGGGCTGGGTATCGAGACCGGTATCGACCTCGACCGGCTGATCGCCGCCGGGCAGCGCATCAGCGCTGTGCTGGGCCGGGCCAACGGCTCGCGGGTGGCACGTGCGCGCAGCGCACAATGAGTTTCATGCAGGTGTCACATGAGTGTGGGTGAGTGTTACCGCCCCCACAGTTTTCAGCAAAAAATCGGGTAACAGGGAAACAAATCGACAGATTTTCAGGTCGCTCGATTATGCCGATTTCACACAAAGCATTGATTTTAAAGGATTTTCAAAAGTTGGCACGGCACCTGCTATATGTTTGGTACAACAACAAGAAAAACGCGATAACCAATAAAAACAACATGTAACGGCTCTGACATAACAAGAACAACACGGCAGAGGCGCAGCAAGCAGATTTTTTTGGAGTCGACAGGCTTTTCAGGGGTTCGCCCCGCGGACTGACACAGAACAATAAAACTACCTGAAGGTAGCGGCAGTCAGGCTCGGATCCACAGGATGAAAGTAGGTCAGCGCTCAAAAAAATACGTTTGCTCTTGACCCCGGTTGGGGGTCGCACGTGACACCCAGGCTAGCCTACAAAAACAACAAAAGGCCGGCCTCAATAATAAGAAAAGAGCAGGCAACAACGCTTATGAGGGGAGCTTCGGCTCCCCTCAGTGCTTCCTGCCCTCCTCCTCTTTTTGCTTCTCTTCATCCTGCCCCTCGACCTTCTCCACCAGCAGCGGCATCGTGCCCAATACCAACAGCGCCAGCACCGTGCTGATCAGCGCCGTGGCCTCTCGCCCCATGCCCGCAGCAGTACCGATTGCCGCCGTCATCCACAGCCCCGCAGCGGTAGTCAGGCCTTTGACGTGGCTGGTGTCCTGGCCGTTGCCCTTGAGAATCGTGCCCGCCCCGAGAAAACCGATGCCGGCGACGATACCTTGGATCACCCGGCTCAAGGCCTGCTCATCGGCACCGGCCATGCTCGGCGCCAGCACGAACAGTGCCGCGCCCAGCGATACCAGCATGTGCGTGCGCACACCTGCAGACTTGCCTTTGTGTTCGCGTTCAAAGCCCAGTACGGCGCCGAGCACGGCGGCCATCAGCAGGCGCACGAGAATCCGCACGACCTCGCGCTCATCGGTGATGTCGGCGAACTCGGCCTGGATGGTTTGCCAGATGAATTCCATCTCTCGGGTACCAGGTTGCAGTGGTGCATTGCCTGCACTGGCCTCTTCGCGGGACAAGCCCGCTCCTACAGTTTTCCGCAAAGAGCAGCCCTTGCACGAAGCCTGTAGGAGCGGGCTTGTCCCGCGAAAGGGCCAGCACAGGCGCCTAAGAGAGTTGACCCCTGCACTACACGCAAAGTGCCCTCCCGGCACTCCGATGCAGCAACCATCCACCATCCGCGGTCACAACCTGTAACCGCCCCCGGAGGACCCGACCATGCCCATCGAGATCGAAGAAAGCACCCAACGCTGCACCCTCATCGGCGACAAACTGCGCATCGAAGGCAAAGGCCAGGAAGTCGAGATCATCACCGACGAACAGCTGCACATGTCAGTAGCCATCCTCGCCGGCGAGCGCTTCCCGATCACCGAAGCCGAAGCCGACGCGCTGACAGTGATCGGTGCGGTAGATAGTCGCAGACACCTGAAGGCCAGCACGCCAGGCTCCGTTATCTAAGCCATCGGCAACATTTGGCGGCAATCTGATACGGTTTTTATCGACCAACCTGAGCCTGTGCTGAAAACAGTTCGGGGGCCATAGTGCTCGTGCCTGATCGAGGCCGTAAGAGCACCGACGCCATGACCGACAGAATCCATGCCATCCAGATTGCCAGCCATGGCATCCACACCCGCAGCTTCAGCGGCCTGTACCGCTCGCTGCGAATTGCCTTCGCTGGCGCGCTTTTCGTGCTGTTCTTCGGCACCGCCTGGCTCGACTGGAACGGTCGCCAGGCCGTGCTGTGGGACTTGGCCGACAGCAAGTTTCACATCTTCGGCGCCACCTTCTGGCCGCAGGACTTCATCCTGCTCTCGGCGCTGCTGATCATCTGTGCCTTCGGCCTGTTCGCCATCACCGTCTACGCTGGCCGGGTGTGGTGCGGCTACAGCTGCCCGCAAAGCACCTGGACCTGGCTGTTCATGTGGTGCGAGAAGGTCACCGAAGGCGACCGCAACCAGCGCATCAAGCTTGCCGCCGCACCGTGGAGCCTGAACAAGCTGGCCCGGCGCACGCTCAAGCACAGCCTGTGGCTGGCCATCGGCGTACTCACCGGTCTGACCTTCGTCGGCTACTTCACGCCGATCCGCCCGCTGGCCCATGAACTGTTCAGCCTGCAGCTGGGCGGCGTGGCACTGTTCTGGGTGCTGTTCTTCACCGCGGCCACCTATATCAATGCCGGATTGCTGCGCGAGGCGGTGTGCCTGCACATGTGCCCGTATGCGCGCTTCCAGAGCGTGATGTTCGACAAGGACACCCTGGCCGTGGCCTACGACCCACGCCGTGGCGAATCCCGCGGCCCGCGCAAGAAAGGCAGTGACGCCCGCGCCCAGAGCCTGGGTGACTGCATCGACTGCACCCTGTGCGTGCAGGTCTGCCCGACCGGCATCGATATCCGCGACGGCCTGCAGATGGCCTGCATCGGTTGCGCCGCCTGTATCGATGCCTGCGACAACGTCATGGACAAGATGGGTTACCCCCGCGGCCTGATTGGCTACAAGTCCGAACACAGCCTGCAAGGCGGCACCACCCACTGGCTGCGCCCGCGCCTGCTGGGCTACGTCGCTGCCCTGGTGCTGATGATCGGCGCCCTGGTGATGGCCCTGCAGTTGCGCCCGATGGTGTCGCTGGACGTGATCAAGGACCGCGGCCTGTTCCGCGAGAACGCCCAGGGCCAGATCGAGAACATCTACCTGCTCAAAGTCATCAACAAGACCGCGCAGCCCCAGCGTTACCACCTGCGCCTGCTCGATGCCGAGGGCTTTGAACTGCACGGAACCACCGACTTCAGCATCCCGGCCGGCGAAATGAGCGAGCTACCGGTGTCGGTGGCGCTGCTGGCCGAGCGACCGGCCAGCAGCTCACAGGAGCTGGCCTTCGAAATCCGCGACAGCGACCAGCCCGCCGTGCGCAGCGTGGCCCGCAGCCGCTTCGTGGCGCCACTGAACCGCTGATCCCTTACACTGCTTGTTCACCTTGCCCGCCGAGCCCCCATGAAACGCTACGAACGCTTCGCCGACGACATTGCCGAACTGATCCGCTCCGGGGTGCTCGGCCCAGGCCAGCGCGTGCCTTCGGTACGCTATGCCAGCCAGACCCACGGTGTCAGCCCATCCACGGTATTCCAGGCCTACTACCTGCTCGAACGCCGCGGGCTGATCCGCGCACGGCCGCGCTCGGGCTACTTCGTCAACGCCCACGCCCCCCGCCAGTTCAGCGAACCCCAGGCGCTGGAGCCACTGAGCGAATCGACCGAGGTGGACGTCAGCGGCCTGGTGTTTTCCATCCTCGACTCGATCAAGGACCCGAGCACCGTGCCGTTCGGTTCGGCCTTCCCCAGCCCTGAACTGTTTCCGCTACAGCGCCTGTCGCGCTCGCTGGCCAGTGCCAGCCGGGCCATGGACCCGCGCATGGTGGTCACCGACCTGTCACCGGGCAACCCGCAACTGCGCCGGCAGATCGCTCTGCGCTACATGGTCGGTGGGCTGATGCTGCCGATGGAAGAGCTGCTGATCACCAATGGCGCGCTGGAAGCCCTGAACCTGTGCCTGCAGGCGGTTACCGAACCCGGCGATCTGGTGGCCATCGAAGCGCCGGCCTTCTATGCCTGCCTGCAGGTGCTGGAGCGGCTCAAGCTCAAGGCCGTGGAGATCCCGGTGCACCCGCGCGAGGGCATGGACCTGGCGGTGCTGGCCCAGACCCTGGACAAGCACCCGGTCAAGGCCGTGTGGTGCATGACCAACTTCCAGAACCCTGTGGGCGCGAGCATGCCCGAAGCGAAGAAACAGGCCCTGGTCGAGCTGCTGCGCCGCCACCAGGTGCCGTTGATCGAGGACGATGTCTACGCCGAGCTGTACTACTCGCAACAGGCGCCGAAACCGGCCAAGGCCTTCGACACCCAAGGGCTGGTGATGCACTGCGGCTCGTTCGCCAAGAGCCTGGCACCGGGATACCGCATCGGCTGGGTGGCCGCCGGGCGCTTCGCGCAGAAGATCGAGCGGCTGAAACTGATGACCTCGCTGTGTGCCTCGATGCCGGCCCAGGCGGCCATTGCCGACTACCTGCAGCACGGCGGCTACGACCGCCACCTGCGCAAGCTGCGCTACGCCCTGGAGGGTCAGCAGGCCAACATGCTGGCAGCCATCGCCCGCCATTTCCCGGCGCAGACCCGCGTCAGCCAGCCCTCCGGCGGCTACTTCCTGTGGCTGGAACTGCCCGAGCAGATGGACGCCCTGAAACTGTTCCACATGGCCCTCGCCCAAGGCATCAGCATCGCACCGGGGCCGATCTTTTCGCCGACCCGGCGCTTCGGCAACTGCATTCGCCTGAACTACGGCACACCGTGGAACGACGCCGCCGAACGCGCCATGGAAACCCTGGGGCGCATCATTCGCTCGTTCTGAAGGAAGGCCCGAAAAAGTGCGGCTATAGTTGGGCGACCCACCCGCCGGATCGCCCCCATGCTGCCTGACGACTCGACGCCTTCCACACAACAATTGCAGGAACGCATCGACCGGGCCCAGGCCAACAGCAAGCTGCTCGGCGAACTGGTCGACCACAGCCAGGCCAACGTGTTCGCGGCAGATCGCAACTTCCGTCTGCTGGCGATCAACCGCACCGCGCAGGAGTCCTTCAAGCGCCTGCGTGGCTTCGTGCCGCAGGTGGGTGACTACGTTCCGCAGTTCATTGCCAACCAGCCCGACATCGTGAAAT carries:
- a CDS encoding helix-turn-helix domain-containing protein; the encoded protein is MRSTLPGVPLFQLYGENQHWPGTDLLHCESIPARSRLHHWEIKPHQHAELFQLLYVQRGKAQVEIEGVRSTILEAAIQVVPPLTVHGFRFSADIQGNVLTFGTALVADLEQRLGAPLGVLAKAACYLLGKDRIQLRGLIETLQQEYQGNAPARAAMLEALVTALMVWISRRQQLGQAPRTRDERDRQLLGQYLRLVEAHYREHLSVEDFAARLNIPSLQLNQLCRALSGQTALQVIHQRLLLEARRNLIYTRMSIGQLSDSLGFSDPTYFARFFKRLSGQTPNGYRRAVQPD
- a CDS encoding MerR family transcriptional regulator, with amino-acid sequence MSSQTYSISDLSRELDITTRAIRFYEEQGLLSPERRGLERIYSARDKVSLKLILRGKRIGFSLAECRELIELYDPSSGNLKQLHSMLAKIAERRAQLEQQMLDIHQMQLELDTAQERCEQALAATLNNNDKR
- a CDS encoding hydroxymethylglutaryl-CoA lyase; its protein translation is MPMPATVRLVEVGPRDGLQNEAQPISVADKVRLVDDLTDAGLSYIEVGSFVSPKWVPQMAGSAEVFAGIHQRAGVTYAALAPNLRGFEDALAAGVKEVAVFAAASEAFSQRNINCSISESLQRFEPIMEAARSHGVRVRGYVSCVLGCPYEGKVSAEQVAPVARALHAMGCYEVSLGDTIGTGTAGDTRRLFEVVSAVVPRAQLAGHFHDTYGQALANVYASLLEGISVFDSSVAGLGGCPYAKGATGNIATEDVLYLLQGLGIETGIDLDRLIAAGQRISAVLGRANGSRVARARSAQ
- a CDS encoding MgtC/SapB family protein — protein: MEFIWQTIQAEFADITDEREVVRILVRLLMAAVLGAVLGFEREHKGKSAGVRTHMLVSLGAALFVLAPSMAGADEQALSRVIQGIVAGIGFLGAGTILKGNGQDTSHVKGLTTAAGLWMTAAIGTAAGMGREATALISTVLALLVLGTMPLLVEKVEGQDEEKQKEEEGRKH
- a CDS encoding DUF3203 family protein gives rise to the protein MPIEIEESTQRCTLIGDKLRIEGKGQEVEIITDEQLHMSVAILAGERFPITEAEADALTVIGAVDSRRHLKASTPGSVI
- the ccoG gene encoding cytochrome c oxidase accessory protein CcoG; amino-acid sequence: MTDRIHAIQIASHGIHTRSFSGLYRSLRIAFAGALFVLFFGTAWLDWNGRQAVLWDLADSKFHIFGATFWPQDFILLSALLIICAFGLFAITVYAGRVWCGYSCPQSTWTWLFMWCEKVTEGDRNQRIKLAAAPWSLNKLARRTLKHSLWLAIGVLTGLTFVGYFTPIRPLAHELFSLQLGGVALFWVLFFTAATYINAGLLREAVCLHMCPYARFQSVMFDKDTLAVAYDPRRGESRGPRKKGSDARAQSLGDCIDCTLCVQVCPTGIDIRDGLQMACIGCAACIDACDNVMDKMGYPRGLIGYKSEHSLQGGTTHWLRPRLLGYVAALVLMIGALVMALQLRPMVSLDVIKDRGLFRENAQGQIENIYLLKVINKTAQPQRYHLRLLDAEGFELHGTTDFSIPAGEMSELPVSVALLAERPASSSQELAFEIRDSDQPAVRSVARSRFVAPLNR
- the mapR gene encoding GntR family transcriptional regulator MpaR (MapR regulates genes involved in Pseudomonas quinolone signal (PQS) production and anthranilate metabolism) — encoded protein: MKRYERFADDIAELIRSGVLGPGQRVPSVRYASQTHGVSPSTVFQAYYLLERRGLIRARPRSGYFVNAHAPRQFSEPQALEPLSESTEVDVSGLVFSILDSIKDPSTVPFGSAFPSPELFPLQRLSRSLASASRAMDPRMVVTDLSPGNPQLRRQIALRYMVGGLMLPMEELLITNGALEALNLCLQAVTEPGDLVAIEAPAFYACLQVLERLKLKAVEIPVHPREGMDLAVLAQTLDKHPVKAVWCMTNFQNPVGASMPEAKKQALVELLRRHQVPLIEDDVYAELYYSQQAPKPAKAFDTQGLVMHCGSFAKSLAPGYRIGWVAAGRFAQKIERLKLMTSLCASMPAQAAIADYLQHGGYDRHLRKLRYALEGQQANMLAAIARHFPAQTRVSQPSGGYFLWLELPEQMDALKLFHMALAQGISIAPGPIFSPTRRFGNCIRLNYGTPWNDAAERAMETLGRIIRSF